The Paenibacillus pabuli DNA segment TTGCTGCAGATACATTGGAAGGATCAGCATCGAAGACAACATCATCATCATACAGATGAAGATCAGGATCAAGCCGATCGTAAACATCGGATATTTGAATGCGCGCAGATCCATCATTGGCTGCTTCATTCGTAACTGGCGGATGCTGAACAGCAGCAAAGACACTACCCCGACAACCAGAGTTACTACCACGACCGGACTGGTCCAGCCTCCGCCTGTATCACCATGTCCACCCGCACTGCTGAATCCATATACAATACCGCCGAAACCGAGGGTAGACAATATAATGGAAATAACATCAATTTTGGGCTTGGTCAGTTTCGAAATATTCGGTAAGAACAACAAGCCGCACACCAGCGAGATAATGAAGAACGGCAATGAAATCCAGAAAATCCAGTGCCAGCTCAGATTAGCCAAAATCAATCCGGAAATACTCGGACCACTCGCTGGAGCAAACATGATTACGAGACCGATTAATCCCATGGCAGCACCACGTTTTTCAATCGGGAAAATAACCAAAATGGTATTAAACATCAGTGGCAGCAAGAGAGCTGTACCTACAGCCTGCAATACCCGTGCAACCAGCAAAATTTCAAAACTTGGTGCAATTGCAGCAACGATCGTTCCCGCTATCGAAAAAATCAGAGAAGTTGTAAACAACTGTCTCGTTGTAAACCATTGTAACAACATACCGGAAACCGGCACCAAAATACCCAATACGAGCAGATAACCTGTCGTCAACCATTGAATCGTAGTAGGTCCAACCTCGAGCAAGGTCATCAGCGGTGTCAATGCCACATTAAGTGCCGTTTCACCGAACAGACCAATGAATCCGCTCAATAGCATCGCGAATAATATGGGTAGTACTTTATATTGCTTTGTTTCTTGTTGGTCCTGTACAGAACCAGCTTTCATGGAAACCTCCACGATCCCATCCTCCTCAAACATTATATCTGTTTCTCTCTTTGTGCAGACCTAATGAAGCCCTCTTGCATTCTTAGCCACAATCGACAAATAATCAGCAGCCGTCAGCAGAGGCTGTTTATCCTGATTGGTCAGACTGATAATCAGTGCTCCCTCCATTAAAGAGATGACCAAAAGACCCGTTTCTCGTGCTTTCTCCTCACCAACGCCCTCCATCATCAGATGTTTCGTAATGATGTTCTGCCAATTAGCGAATACACCCTGACATGCCACACGCAGTTGATGACTGATACAGGAAGTCTCCACGGCTGCCCAAAAGCTGAATGGCAGAAAACCCGTGAAACCAGCCGCTTCCGTTTCATCAGCCATGTCATGAATAAATCGCTGAATGGCATCCCCAGTACTCTCATGAGCTGCAAAGGTATCCTCGAATTTCTGCATGATGTGTTCATTGGCTTTCTGGATGCACTCGTGTGCGAGCTCTTCCTTGCCGTGCGGAAAATAATGATATAACGATCCTTTAGGCGTACTACTCTCCTTAATAATCTGATTAAGACCGGTCGCATGATATCCTTGTGAAAAAAACAGTCTTGCCGCTGTGCTGACGATTTGTTCTTTAGCATTAGACTTTTCACTCAATGGAGCCACTTCCTTAATCTGAATTATAACAATCGGTCTACATAATTAAACCCGTTTCCAGTAGTACTGTCAATAACTTTATCAAATAAATGTTATGAAAACGTTAACAGTTTATTCTCTTCATATTAAACATGGATGGAGCAGCAAAATGACTTGATCATCCCTAAGAATATAAAAAGACGGCTTATCGCCGCCTTGATCTCTGAATCTAGTATGACTGCTCGTATACAATCTCTGAAACATCAACATTCCGCTTACTTGCCCACACGTCCTGTACATACCATCCCTCAGCTTGAAGCCGCCTAAGCCATGATTTCATTTGATTGAGAACAAAATCAGACCTACCTCTATTCTCTTACAGCATTTATAACTTGCCTGCATTATTCCAAGCCTCGGCGTTCAGCTCGCTATTCATGCTAACTGCCGCCAACGCGCCCAGGGACGCAGCCGTGATCGCCTGATACATCTCCGATGCAGCATCTCCCGAACTAAAGACACCGGGTACGGACGTTTTGGCGAACTCATCCACAATAACTGTCCCCGACTCGGTTACTTCACATCCCAGTTTTTGAGCCAGATCCGAACCGATAACAAGCTTGGGTGCAAAGAAAATGCCTGTACACTCCACTTTATTGCCGTCTTCCAGCACAATTTGCCGAACCATTCCGTCCTCCGATTCAATGGACTGAATAGGTGAGTCCATTACAGGCACCTGATGCAGCTTCAACTCTTCCCGCTGTTCATCCGTCAATCCATCCGGTCCATTCGTGCATATCGTGAATCGGTTCGTCCAACCCGATATTATTTTGGCCATGTGTACAGCTCTGTCGCCACTCACGATGATGCCAAGTGATTGATCCCTTAACTCCCAGCCATCACAGTACGGGCATACAAAGGCACTCTTGCCATATACCTCGGACAGTCCGGGAATGTCGAGAGGCTGGTCTTTTTTACCGACTGCAAAAAGAAGCTTCCTACCTATTACTACCTGGCCTTCTGCCGTTGTCACTTCAAATGAACCTTCCGTTCCTGTGACGGCAGCAGCTGTGTCCTCCATGATATGTACAGAAGGATAGGCGAGGATCTGCTCTTTGGCAATTTGGCGAAATTCACTTGGTGTTGCACCGTCTCTTGTCAAGAAACCGTGAGTTTCACGAGTCACTTTATTACGCGGTCGCCCATCATCGATAACTACAACATCTTTTCTGGCTCTTCCGAGTACCAGTGCAGCATTTAAACCGGATGGTCCCCCGCCTATAATAATTACATCTACTACTTTCTTCATTTTAAACATCCTTTCCAGATACTTAAAGTCTTTAATTAACTTAAAAAAATGGTCCTTCTCTTCATACCATATCGATTAAAACAATCTAACCTGACAACAACAAACCAGATAGGCTATAATAAAGAGACTGAAATTAAAATCAATTAAAATCAATTAAAGATCCCTTATGTCTACAATAAACCCTCACTTCCAAATACGCAAGCATATTTTTCACATTTTTTATCGTATTTTTGTTTTTTTCATGACTTCTGTAGCACAGAAATTCAATTTTAACAATTAAAAAAAACCTTGTTTTTAAATTGTTCACAATCAATTGACAGTATTTTTAAACTAAAACGTGTTTTAATTCACATAGTAAACTAAATGCTATAATAAGGTACGAGATATATAAGTATAGATATAGGAAGTGAGCATTTGAAAACATTGAATAAGGGTTCTCAACCCAAAATTGAACTAGAGTATAGCTCCATTCCGAAAGTATTCTTCGATACGATCAAAGTCGGAATCATCAAGTCCAATCTGATCGCCATGCTCGCTGGTTTGTGTCTAGCATTGTATGTATTTGATGCATCATTCATAGCCAACATTGTGCCGATCATACTGTCTGTAATCGGTTCCTCCCTGATCATCGGGGCTGCTGGCGTGTTCAACAACTTGTACGATCGGGATATTGACGCCATTATGGAACGCACAAGAACGCGTCCGACCGTTACGGGTCAGGTCGATACCAAGACCGGACTGATTCTGGGGATCACCATTACGGTGCTTGGGGGCATTCTATTGTATATTGCCTCACCTTCAGCAGCAGTATTTGGTATCCTGGGGTTACTGCTTTATGTGTTCCCATATACCATGTGGACGAAACGTACTACGATATACAATACAGAAGTAGGCAGCTTGTCCGGCGCCGTTCCTCCGCTGATTGGTTGGGCAGCAATCTCACCTGAACTCGGACATTTTGAAATCTGGGCTTTGGTGGTTACCATGCTCTTATGGCAGATGCCACACTTCTACGGTATTGCGATCCGCCGATTTGACGAATATAAGGCTGCTGGTGTCCCCATGCTTCCTGTCGTTAAAGGCATCAGACGCACGTATATTCAAACGAATGTCTATCTGGTATTGTTACTGCTCTCCAGCTTTTTATTCTGGCCGCTGAGCCCGTTTGTGGCGATTGTAGCCTTCTTGGTCAGCTTGGCATGGCTCATTCTTAGCGTGGCAACCTTTGATCGCCAAGAAACCAAGAAATGGTCACATAAAATGTTCATTTTCTCCATTAATCACATCACGATTGTTTTTCTGGTGATCATCGCCTATTCCCTGATTGCGCAGCTGCTCAGATAAAGAGAATAAACAATCAATCATGAATACAACAAGAACAAGCCGTACAGATAAACTCTTATTGAGAGTTACACTGTACGGCTTGTTTATTGTTTATTCGGAATTCATCCCACTTTCACAGGTGCCTGCTCTCCCTGCCATAGCAATTGCATTTCTTCATTGGTCGCAAGCAGCTCGTTCAGGCTTCCTTCGGCTTCTATTCGTCCTTCTTTTAATACAATGATATGATCAGCCTTGGCAAGTGCTGCGCGTCGGTGT contains these protein-coding regions:
- a CDS encoding DHA2 family efflux MFS transporter permease subunit produces the protein MKAGSVQDQQETKQYKVLPILFAMLLSGFIGLFGETALNVALTPLMTLLEVGPTTIQWLTTGYLLVLGILVPVSGMLLQWFTTRQLFTTSLIFSIAGTIVAAIAPSFEILLVARVLQAVGTALLLPLMFNTILVIFPIEKRGAAMGLIGLVIMFAPASGPSISGLILANLSWHWIFWISLPFFIISLVCGLLFLPNISKLTKPKIDVISIILSTLGFGGIVYGFSSAGGHGDTGGGWTSPVVVVTLVVGVVSLLLFSIRQLRMKQPMMDLRAFKYPMFTIGLILIFICMMMMLSSMLILPMYLQQGMAVTALTAGLVLLPGSLLNGFLSPVMGRLFDKFGPKWLVIIGLAIVAVVLFMYTGITPTTALGTIITMHVFMMIGISMIMMPAQTNGLNQLPPEYYPHGTAIMNTLQQVSGAIGTAVAVSILSAGQTRFLSNVSNPESPENQLAGFTSGVQNAFVFALVLAVIGLVISFFVKRVKVGSQQGQQGPMH
- a CDS encoding TetR/AcrR family transcriptional regulator, whose amino-acid sequence is MSEKSNAKEQIVSTAARLFFSQGYHATGLNQIIKESSTPKGSLYHYFPHGKEELAHECIQKANEHIMQKFEDTFAAHESTGDAIQRFIHDMADETEAAGFTGFLPFSFWAAVETSCISHQLRVACQGVFANWQNIITKHLMMEGVGEEKARETGLLVISLMEGALIISLTNQDKQPLLTAADYLSIVAKNARGLH
- a CDS encoding NAD(P)/FAD-dependent oxidoreductase, whose amino-acid sequence is MKKVVDVIIIGGGPSGLNAALVLGRARKDVVVIDDGRPRNKVTRETHGFLTRDGATPSEFRQIAKEQILAYPSVHIMEDTAAAVTGTEGSFEVTTAEGQVVIGRKLLFAVGKKDQPLDIPGLSEVYGKSAFVCPYCDGWELRDQSLGIIVSGDRAVHMAKIISGWTNRFTICTNGPDGLTDEQREELKLHQVPVMDSPIQSIESEDGMVRQIVLEDGNKVECTGIFFAPKLVIGSDLAQKLGCEVTESGTVIVDEFAKTSVPGVFSSGDAASEMYQAITAASLGALAAVSMNSELNAEAWNNAGKL
- the cyoE gene encoding heme o synthase; this translates as MKTLNKGSQPKIELEYSSIPKVFFDTIKVGIIKSNLIAMLAGLCLALYVFDASFIANIVPIILSVIGSSLIIGAAGVFNNLYDRDIDAIMERTRTRPTVTGQVDTKTGLILGITITVLGGILLYIASPSAAVFGILGLLLYVFPYTMWTKRTTIYNTEVGSLSGAVPPLIGWAAISPELGHFEIWALVVTMLLWQMPHFYGIAIRRFDEYKAAGVPMLPVVKGIRRTYIQTNVYLVLLLLSSFLFWPLSPFVAIVAFLVSLAWLILSVATFDRQETKKWSHKMFIFSINHITIVFLVIIAYSLIAQLLR